Within Sphingobium sp. KCTC 72723, the genomic segment TTTCTCTTCTACTAGGTCTGTCTGCTTAACCATTCCAGAGGCCCAAATTGGTCGCAAGCTGCCGATCCGCTATGAGGCGCTGAGGGGAGATAAGCGGACGTAGGCGGCTTGCACCTACAGCCATTCGCGTTGTCATGCTTTCCTCGTCGATGAGCACAGGCAGCAAGAATCCGAATTCACGAATCGAGGCTTCCAGCGCGACCAGTTGCTTTTCTGGATGACGGCGAGGGTTGTTGGCGTAGCGCAAGAGCGCGCCAGGCGCGCGATGCTCGATGGGGCCTAGCTGGCGTTCGAGAGACGCCAACTGGTATGGAAAGGCGCAATCACTGCTGCAGGTTTGGACGTCTTGTTGCTTTCACAGCGGTAGCGGAGAGCTTTCCCATGCCACCAATTCTCCAACATTCTTTCCCACATTTCCAATCGGTCACCGGTGGACGGGCAGGGATGCAAGTGGATGCGAATCACGCTGAAAGCCACAGAAATGCTGGGCTTTCGTGATTCGGAACGGATGTGTAAGGAAAAGTTGGTGGCGGAGCGGCAGGGATTCGAACCCTGGATACGCTTTTGGCGTATACTCACTTTCCAGGCGAGCGCCTTCGACCACTCGGCCACCGCTCCGCATTGCTCTGGAAGTCCGGCTCCCTATCGCGGCAAGAACGGATAGGCAAGGGGGATGGGGCGCTTTACTTTGTTCTGCTTCGCCTGTCTGATGGCGGCATGATCCGATCCCTTGGCTCCGTGCTGTTCGCTTCCCTGCTGACCCCCGCCGCTCTGGCGTCCGATCCGCCGGTGACGCCGTCCGCCGTCGTGGCGCAGGCACCGGCGAGCGCGTGGCGGGTGATTGCGGCGGATGACTTGCTGGTCATGACGATCGGGGGTGGCAAGCGGGTGGTCATTCAACTGGCACCCGCCTTTGGTCCGCGCCATGTCGGCAATATCCGGGCGCTGGCGAAGGCGCATTGGTGGGACGGGACCAGCATCAACCGGGTGCAGGACAATTATGTCGTGCAATGGGGCGACGTGACCGAGAAGAAGCCGCTGCCGCCTGGCCTGTCGCCCACCAGTCCCGCCGATTATGTCCGGTCGATCGCCAATGTGCGGCTGGCCGTGACGCCCTTGCCCCATGCCGATCCTTATGCGCCCGCGACTGGCTTTGTCGATGGCTGGCCGGTGGCGATGGATGGCGACGGGGCGTGGTTGCCGCATTGCTATGGCTTTGTCGGGGTAGGGCGCAACACTTCGCCGGACGCGGGGACAGGGGCGGAGCTTTATACGGTGATCGGGCAGGCACCGCGCCAGCTGGATCGCAACATCGCGGTGGTGGGCCGGGTGATCGAGGGGATGGCGCATCTGACCAGCCTGCCGCGCGGTTCGGGGGATCTGGGCTTTTATACTGCGGACGAGAAAACCGTGCCGATCCTGTCGGTGCGGCTGGCGAGCGACATGGCCGAAAAGATGCGGCCCCGCTATGAAGTGATGGATGTCGGGTCGGCCAGCTTTGCCGAGTATCTGCGGTTGAGGGCCAACCGTAAGGATGATTTCTACGATCGTCCGGCGGGCGGGGTGGACCTGTGCAATGCGCCGGTTCCCATCAGGCCAATCTCCGTCAAACCAGCCCCCTGATGCCGCGCAGGCGATAGCCGCGCCAGTCGCGGATACGGCGGATGGCAAAGCTGGTGCGGATCGCCGAAACGCCGGGCAGGCGGGCGAGGCAATCGCGATGGATGGCGTCGAACCCTTTCAGGTCGGCGGCGGCGACGCGCAGCATATAGTCGGCATGGCCTGCCATCAGGTGACATTCCAGTATCTCCGGGAAGTCGGCCACGGCGGTTTCGAAACGGTCCATCGCTTCGCGGCTCTGGCTGGTCAGCGAGATTTCCACGAAGGCCAGCAGGTCGAGGCCAAGCGCGGCGGGATCGAGCCGGGCGGCGTAGCCGGTGATGACGCCGCTATCCTCCAATGCCTTGATGCGGCGGTGGCAGGCGGAGGGGGAGAGGCCGATAACTTCGCTAAGTTCGCCCATGGACGGCTGCGAGTTGGATTGTAGCGCTTCGATGATGGCGATGTCGAACCGATCCATGCAAGAAAATCCCGTTTAATCCGATAAGTTCGGGATAACATCCCGCGGAGCCATGGCAAAGTCCGAAAATCAGGGAACATTCGCTGGTGGTTCCGCGCTATGTTCGCGTCACAAGGACGCGGGCAACGCGCCGCGCCAAAATTTGCTGTTTCGGAGAGTCATCATGATCGTCGGCACCATCAAGGAAATCAAGAATCACGAATATCGCGTCGGCCTGACGCCCGAAAGCGTGCATGAACTGACCGCCCATGGTCACACCGTGCTGGTCGAGACGGGCGCGGGCGAGGGGATCGGCGCGAGCGATGCTTTGTATGAGAAGGCCGGTGCGGAGATCGTCGCGACTGCCGCCGAAATCTTCGCCACCGCCGAAATGATCGTGAAGGTGAAGGAACCGCAGCCGGGCGAACGCGCGATGCTGCGCCCCGGCCAGATCCTCTACACCTATCTGCATCTGGCCCCCGATCCCGACCAGACCCGCGACCTGATCGCGTCGGGCGCGACCTGCATCGCCTATGAGACTGTGACGGACGCGAGCGGCGGCCTGCCGCTGCTGAAACCCATGAGCCAAGTGGCGGGCCGCATGGCGATACAGGCGGGCGCGACCGCGCTGGAAAAGGCGCATGGCGGCCGCGGCGTATTGCTGGGCGGGGTGCCGGGCGTGCTGCCCGCCAAGGTCGCGGTGATCGGCGGCGGGGTCGTTGGTTTCAACGCGGCGCAGATGGCGGCGGGCCTGGGCGCGGACGTCACCATTCTCGACCGCAGCCCCGAAGTGCTGGAAAAGCTGGGCATGTATTTCGAGGCGCGGGCCAAGACGCGCTTTTCCAACCGTGCCAACCTGGCCGAATGTGTGGCTGATGCCGATCTGGTGATCGGCGCGGTGCTGATCCCCGGCGCGGCGGCGCCCAAGCTGGTCAGCGCCGACATGCTGAAAACCATGAAGAAGGGCGCAGTGCTGGTCGACGTGGCGATCGATCAGGGCGGCTGTTTTGAAACCAGCCATGCGACCACCCATGCCGACCCGACCTATATCGTCGATGGCATCGTCCATTACTGTGTCGCCAACATGCCCGGCGCAGTCGCGCGCACCAGCACCTATGCGCTGAACAATGTCACGCTGCCCCATGCGTTGCGCATTGCCGAGATGGGCTGGAAGGGCGCATTGCGCGCCGACGAACATCTGCGCGCGGGCCTGAATGTATGGAATGGCAAAGTGACATATCGCGCGGTGGCCGAGGATCTGGGGCTGGATTATACGCCGGTGGAAGAAGCGATCGCGTAAAGGCGAGGCTGTGCCGATCCTCGCCTGCAAGGCGGGGCTATCGCATATGGAAATATCTCAAGTTTAATCGTCATGCTGAACTGGTTTAGCTGCGCTGGCCTGCGGCTCAGCATCCATTTCTCGTCTCTCGTCATGAACGGCGGTTTTTGAGGCATGATGGATCCTGAAATAAATTCAGGATGACGTTGTAGGGATGAGGAAAAGTAATATGCGATAGCTCTGTCCTGGCTGGGTAGATGGCAGATCGCAGCCCTGACGGAGAGGCATCGCCATCGCGATAGGGCGACACCCCTCCACCACCCGCTATGCGGGCGGTCCCCCTCCCCTTGCAGGGGAGGAATGAAAAAATGCAACGGCGCCTGTCCCACCGGACCGGCGCCGTTATTATGTCTGCGCCTCTCATCCTTTTGTCGGATGCAGGTGCGGATTCCCCGGCACCGTTCGTTTACCCGACCAAGAGTGCTGCACTTCACTCATTCAGATGGTCCGCCGAAGAGAGGCATTGGTTCAACGACATGCTCGATATTCCCCACCTCACCGCCTTGACCTGCACGGGCGATCGCAACAGCATGGCCAAGGGCAAGGGCGATCGCCCGGCATCGGAACAGGGGGCGCAGTAATGCACGGTGAACTCACGACCTGGCTGGTGCCGTTGATCTCCATGCTGGCGGCGGGCCTGTTCGCAGGCTTTGCGGCGGGTATTTTCGGCATTGGCGGCGGCTTCGTCGTCGTGCCTGCGCTGTTTGTCGTGCTGCCATTGCTGGGCGGCACGCCCGACGCGATCGCTCATGTCGCGATCGGCACGTCGGCGGCGACGATCATCGTCACGTCGATCCGGTCGCTGCTGGCCCATGCCAAGCGCGGCGCGGTGGAATTTGAGATACTGAAAACATGGGCGCCGTGGATCATTCTGGGCGATGGCGTGGGCGTATTGCTGGCGGGCCATGTCGATGGCGACATTTTGACCATGATCTTTGCGGTCGGGGTGTTCCTGATGTCGCTCAATTTCCTGCTGCCCAAGATCGGCGACAAGGTCATCAGCGAGGATATGCCATCGGGCATCGCCCGTGTCGGCATTGCTGGCGGTCTGGGGACATTTTCCGCGCTGCTGGGTATTGGCGGCGGCACCATCGCCATCATGGTGATGACGCTGTGCGGCCGGTCGATCCACCGCGCAATTGCGACGGCTTCGGGTGTCGGCACGCTGATCGCCATTCCCAGTGCCATCGGTTTTGCGCTGATCGGTTTGAAGGAAACTGGCCTGCCATGGGGATCGCTGGGCTATGTCAATGTGCCTGCGACGCTGGCCATTGCGTCGATGTCGGTCCTGACGGCACCATTGGGCGTCGCAGTCGCTCATGCGTTGCCGGCCAAGCCACTGAAAAAGATTTTCGGCGTCTATCTGATCGTCATTGCGGTCGTGATGTTCCGCAACGCGATCAAGATGTAATCTGTGATGGGGGGCGGCGTCACTACGCCGCGCCGGTCATGAGAAAAGGGGGGATGGCGGTTCGCGCCATCCCCCTTTTTGCGTTCAGCATTTGGAGTTGCGGTCGATCGCCCGGCCAGCCAGTGCGCCTGCACCTGCGCCAACGATAGTGCCGGTGGCGCGTTCGCCGCGCGTATCGACGGCCCGGCCCAGCAATGCGCCCGCTACGCCACCCAGCAACAGCCCGGTGGTGCCGCCCGACTTGCGGCAGCGGTCGTTGCGATAGTCGCGGCGGTTGGCATAACGATCACCCCGGTCATAGTCGCCGCGATATTCGCGATGGCCCCGGCGATCATGATCGCGGGCATAGGACGTTGCCGGAATGACGGCCGTCATGGTCGCGGCGGCGAGGGCGGTGGCCAAAATGGCTTTGCGGATCATCATGGTGTTTCTCCTCCAGATTCGAAAACTTGTGGAGGATGATATGGCAGGGCGGGCTTGTGCCTTTGCTGAACCGGACTGTTATCCCCGGTTCAGTATCGGGATTTGTCGCCCGTCAGCCGATGTCGGGCAGCGACCAGTCGATCGCGCCGCGACCGTGTGCCTTCAGAAAGGCGTTGGCCTGAGAAAAATGGCGGCATCCGTGGAAGCCATTATGGGCCGACAGGGGTGAGGGGTGGGCAGCTTTCAGCACCAGATGACGGGGTTGATCGACAAAGGCGGCCTTGCGCTGGGCATAGGCGCCCCAGAGCAGGAACACGACCGGCTGGTCCTGTTGCGCGACGGTGCGAATGATGGCGTCGGTGAAGATTTCCCAGCCCTTGCCCTGATGCGATGCCGCGCGGCTCATTTCGACGGTCAGCACGCTGTTGAGCAGCAACACGCCCTGTTGCGCCCAATGTTCGAGGAAGCCGTGGCGCGGGCGGGGAAGGCCAAGGTCGCTTTCCAGTTCCTTGTAGATATTGACCAGCGATGGCGGGGTGCGCACGCCCGGCTGCACCGAAAAGCACAGGCCATGCGCCTGCCCTTCGCCATGATAGGGATCTTGCCCCAGGATCACGACTTTCACCTGGTCGAGCGGGGTCAGGTCGAGCGCGCGGAAATATTCGCTGCCCTTGGGGAAGATGCGTTTGCCCGCTGCCTTTTCCGATTCGAGAAAGCTTTTCAGCCCGGCCATGTGCGGGGCGGCGAACTGGTCGGCCAGCGCGATGCGCCAGCTTTCATGCAGTTTGATGGGGGCGGTCATGCTGTGCCTGATGGCCTGTGGGGTGGAGACGTGTCAACTGGCCGCGATTTCCGGTAAACACCCTTGCGCCGTGCGCGCGCTTTGGCGAGATAGTGCCATGCCGTTTCTTCGTTCGATCAGCTATTTTGCCGCCCTTGGCCTGTTCCTTGCGCCGCTTCCCCATGCCGTGGCGTTCGGCCCGACCAAATCGGCGGTGCAGCAGACTGCCGAAACCCGGCTGATCGGGCAGTTTCAGCGCTTTGCGACCCTGACCGACGGGACCGTGGGCATCGTCGTGCGCGAACTTGGCACCGGGGAGACGCTGTCGCTGAACGGGGACATGCTGTTCCCGATGGCCAGCGCCTATAAGGTCGCGGTGGCGGGCAAGATATTCGCGATGGTGGATAGCGGCGCGCTGTCGCTGGAGGAGAAGGTGGCCGGGCCGGGCGGGATGCCGACCATCTATGGCCTGATCGACCTGATGCTGACACGCAGCGACAATGACGCGACCGACGTGCTGGTGGCGCGGGCGGGTGGTCCGGCGGCCGTCAACGCCTGGGTCGCCGGACTGGGCGTGCGGGGGCTGCGCGTCGACAGCAATACTGCCGACCTGCTGTGGCGGGCGATGGGGCTGACGCCGCGTCCGGGTAATTTCAACCGCAATGTGGCAGCGGCCATGGCGGCCGATCCGGCGCTGCGCGAACGGGACGCGCGCGACACGCCCAACATCGCCTTTGCCCGCGATCCCCGCGACACGGCTACCCCCGCCGCGATGACGCAACTGATCACGGCGATCCGCACGGGCAAGGCGCTGTCGGGGCAAAGCACCGCGACGCTGCTGACCATCATGGAACGGTGCAAGACCGGCAAGGCGCGGCTGCCGGGCATGTTGCCGCCCGGCACGGTGGTGGCGCACAAGACCGGGTCGCTCAATGGCACGGGCAACGATACCGGGGTCGTCACGCTGCCCGATGGGCGGTTGTTTGCGATCACCGTGTTCGTGATGCAGGACCATCGGGGCCATGTGGCGCGCGACCGCATCATGGCGGAGGCAGCGCGCGCGGCCTATGATTATTTTCTGTTTGCGCCCGATCGGGCCACGGCCTGACGCATCGGGCTTAACAGCGATCGGACATTTGGCTAAACGGAGGCTCCACAGGGAGAGGATGACCGTGGCCATCACCCGATTTGCCGATTTCTGGCCTTATTATTTGCAGGAACATGCGCGGCCCGGCACGCGGGCGCTGCATTATGCGGGGACCAGCGTGGTCGTGCTGCTGCTGGCGGCGGCCCCTTTGGCCGGGCGGTGGTGGATGGCCGCCGCGCTGCCGCTGGCGGGTTATGGCTTTGCCTGGGCGGGTCATGGGCTGATCGAACGGAACCGGCCCGCGACATTCCGCTATCCGCTCTGGTCGCTGCGCGCCGATTTCGTGATGTGGCACCGTTTCCTGACCGGGCATATGCCGCGCGATCTGGCACGGGCGGGGGTGCGGGCCGATGGTACGGTCGATCCGGCGCGGCGCGTGCGCGGCTGATCGCTTGACCGGACGGGCCGCTCTGCCACAAGAGGCGACATGGCTCTTACCGCTACATTTTCGCTGCCCGATCGCGCGGCGCTGGCCGGGCGCTGGCAGGCGCTGGAGGCGCAGTCGGACGCGGCCTTTTTCCTGGGCTGGACATGGACCGGCAGCTGGATCGACAGCTATGGCGTGCGGCCAGAATTGCTGGCGGTGAGCGATGCTGCGGGGCGCGATGTCGCGCTGGCGCTGGTGGGTCATGCGATGGTGCCGCGTTTGCTGGGGCGGGTGGCGACGCTCTGCCTCAACCAGTCGGGCGATGTGGCCGCGGACCGGCCCTATGTCGAATATAATGGCCTGATGGTCGCGCGGGGGCAGGATGACGCAGCCGCTGCTGCTGCCATGGCGGCATTGACCCGGCGGCGCGACTGGCGGGTGTTGCGACTGA encodes:
- a CDS encoding glycine zipper 2TM domain-containing protein encodes the protein MMIRKAILATALAAATMTAVIPATSYARDHDRRGHREYRGDYDRGDRYANRRDYRNDRCRKSGGTTGLLLGGVAGALLGRAVDTRGERATGTIVGAGAGALAGRAIDRNSKC
- the ald gene encoding alanine dehydrogenase translates to MIVGTIKEIKNHEYRVGLTPESVHELTAHGHTVLVETGAGEGIGASDALYEKAGAEIVATAAEIFATAEMIVKVKEPQPGERAMLRPGQILYTYLHLAPDPDQTRDLIASGATCIAYETVTDASGGLPLLKPMSQVAGRMAIQAGATALEKAHGGRGVLLGGVPGVLPAKVAVIGGGVVGFNAAQMAAGLGADVTILDRSPEVLEKLGMYFEARAKTRFSNRANLAECVADADLVIGAVLIPGAAAPKLVSADMLKTMKKGAVLVDVAIDQGGCFETSHATTHADPTYIVDGIVHYCVANMPGAVARTSTYALNNVTLPHALRIAEMGWKGALRADEHLRAGLNVWNGKVTYRAVAEDLGLDYTPVEEAIA
- a CDS encoding peptidylprolyl isomerase, translating into MIRSLGSVLFASLLTPAALASDPPVTPSAVVAQAPASAWRVIAADDLLVMTIGGGKRVVIQLAPAFGPRHVGNIRALAKAHWWDGTSINRVQDNYVVQWGDVTEKKPLPPGLSPTSPADYVRSIANVRLAVTPLPHADPYAPATGFVDGWPVAMDGDGAWLPHCYGFVGVGRNTSPDAGTGAELYTVIGQAPRQLDRNIAVVGRVIEGMAHLTSLPRGSGDLGFYTADEKTVPILSVRLASDMAEKMRPRYEVMDVGSASFAEYLRLRANRKDDFYDRPAGGVDLCNAPVPIRPISVKPAP
- a CDS encoding Lrp/AsnC family transcriptional regulator, giving the protein MDRFDIAIIEALQSNSQPSMGELSEVIGLSPSACHRRIKALEDSGVITGYAARLDPAALGLDLLAFVEISLTSQSREAMDRFETAVADFPEILECHLMAGHADYMLRVAAADLKGFDAIHRDCLARLPGVSAIRTSFAIRRIRDWRGYRLRGIRGLV
- the ung gene encoding uracil-DNA glycosylase codes for the protein MTAPIKLHESWRIALADQFAAPHMAGLKSFLESEKAAGKRIFPKGSEYFRALDLTPLDQVKVVILGQDPYHGEGQAHGLCFSVQPGVRTPPSLVNIYKELESDLGLPRPRHGFLEHWAQQGVLLLNSVLTVEMSRAASHQGKGWEIFTDAIIRTVAQQDQPVVFLLWGAYAQRKAAFVDQPRHLVLKAAHPSPLSAHNGFHGCRHFSQANAFLKAHGRGAIDWSLPDIG
- a CDS encoding DUF962 domain-containing protein, which codes for MTVAITRFADFWPYYLQEHARPGTRALHYAGTSVVVLLLAAAPLAGRWWMAAALPLAGYGFAWAGHGLIERNRPATFRYPLWSLRADFVMWHRFLTGHMPRDLARAGVRADGTVDPARRVRG
- a CDS encoding serine hydrolase; the protein is MPFLRSISYFAALGLFLAPLPHAVAFGPTKSAVQQTAETRLIGQFQRFATLTDGTVGIVVRELGTGETLSLNGDMLFPMASAYKVAVAGKIFAMVDSGALSLEEKVAGPGGMPTIYGLIDLMLTRSDNDATDVLVARAGGPAAVNAWVAGLGVRGLRVDSNTADLLWRAMGLTPRPGNFNRNVAAAMAADPALRERDARDTPNIAFARDPRDTATPAAMTQLITAIRTGKALSGQSTATLLTIMERCKTGKARLPGMLPPGTVVAHKTGSLNGTGNDTGVVTLPDGRLFAITVFVMQDHRGHVARDRIMAEAARAAYDYFLFAPDRATA
- a CDS encoding sulfite exporter TauE/SafE family protein → MHGELTTWLVPLISMLAAGLFAGFAAGIFGIGGGFVVVPALFVVLPLLGGTPDAIAHVAIGTSAATIIVTSIRSLLAHAKRGAVEFEILKTWAPWIILGDGVGVLLAGHVDGDILTMIFAVGVFLMSLNFLLPKIGDKVISEDMPSGIARVGIAGGLGTFSALLGIGGGTIAIMVMTLCGRSIHRAIATASGVGTLIAIPSAIGFALIGLKETGLPWGSLGYVNVPATLAIASMSVLTAPLGVAVAHALPAKPLKKIFGVYLIVIAVVMFRNAIKM